The genomic interval TCGCCGCTCCCCGCGCCCGCCCAGCTGGGGTGCGGTCGGCGCGCTCCCGGCCGGGCGGTTCCGGCCAGTGGTCCAGGACGTGGGCCTCGGGCGGGGTGGCGAAGGGGCGCGGGCCGTCGTGGGTGGCGGGATGCGGCCTCTCGCGTACCGGTGCCCGGGCGATCAGCTCCAGGTAGATGCCGTGGAAGGCGGCGAGATTCTGCTCGACGGTGAAGAGTTCGAGCGCCCGGGCGCGCGCCGCCGCGCCCAGGCGTGCGCGGCGCTCGGGGTCGCGCAGGAGCGCGAGGCAGGCGTCCGCGAGCGCCCGGGGGTTGCGCGGCGGGACCACGAGCCCCGTGCCGCCGATGACCTCGACCACCGCGCCGACGTCCGTGGACACCGTGGCCCGGCCGCAGAACATCGCCTCGACCAGGCTGATCGGGAAGCCCTCGACCACGCTGGAGAGCACCACGACCCCGCCCGCCGCGTACGCCTGGGCCAGCTCCGGGGCCTCGGGCCCGCCGATCTCCTCGAAGCCGACGGCGTCCTCGTCGGGGAAGAGCTGGGCGGCCAGCTCGCGGCAGCGGGCGAGACAGGCGGCGCCCGCCGGGCCCGGGCCGGGGCGCCGATGATCCGCAGCCGGGCGTCCGGCTCGGCCAGGCGCACCTCGGCGAAGGCGTGCAGGAGGCCGATGAGGTCCTTGGCGGGCTCGATGCGGCCGACCCAGACGAGCGTGTCGGGCCCGCCGTCGTCCTCGTTATCGCCGAGCGCGGCGAAGCGGGCCGCCTCCATGCCCGGGTACACGGTCCGCAGCTTGGCGGGGTCGGCGCCGCAGCGCTCCTGCCAGCGGCGGGCGTGGGTGTTGCCGGGGTGATGAGGTCGGCCTGCCGGTACACCTCGGTGGCGAGCCGTCCGTGCAGGTTGGCGAGGAGGGCGCGCACCGGCGCGCTGACCGGCGCACCGCCGGACGCGAGGTAGTGCGCGCGCACCCGGACGGCGTGCTCGGTGACCAGCAGCGGCACCCCGAAGAAGCGTTTGGCCAGCAGTCCCGGCAGGGCGGCGGCCCCGCCCGCCGTCGCGTGGCAGAGGTCCACGGCGCCGAGGCCGTCCTCCTCGTACCAGTCGAGGGAGAGGGGCGCAGCACCCGGTCCAGCTCGGCGGTGAAGGCGAGGAGGTCGGTGACGGTGGCGGTCTGCACGGTGCGTCCGGTGCCGGGGGCGCGGCAGGCGGTCTCCAGGATGCGGACGGCCGTCTCGGAGCGCAGGGCGGCGGGCAGTCCGCCGTGTTCCCAGGCGAGTTCGGCGAGGCCGTAGAGCCCGCGGGTGAACCGCTCGTCAGCGCGGCGGGATTCGGCGCCGTCTTCCGTGCGGCCCGTGTCCGTGCGGCCTCGCTCCGGGCCCGCGGCGGCGCAGACGGAGGCCGCGAGGTCCGCGAAGTGCGCGGCGAAGCGCCGCCGTTCGCGCCGGGCGTAGGTCCGCGCGCCCCCGCCGGTCAGCAGCCGGGCCAGCGGTCCCCGGGGGCGTGCAGGCCGAGGGTGTCCTCGTCGGCGGTCCACAGGGGCGCGGTGCGCACGCCGGCGACCTGGGCCGGGAGCCGGACCCAGCCCGCCGCCTCCTGTTCGGCGGAGCGGCTGAGCGCGAAGAGGTCGAACTCGTGCTGTGCGAGCCCGCGTACGAGCCGGTCGCACCAGAGCCTGGACTCACCAGTCGCGTACGGATAACCACCGTCAGTGAGCAGTCCGATCCGCACGAGCGCACCCCCGATCTCCCTTGTGAGCGGCCGCCGTTCCTTCGGCGACTCGCGGCGGGACGACCGTAAGCGGATACGCCGGTGGCGCGACGGACGGTTGTCCGTCGCGCCACCGAAAGGGGTGAACCGGCGTAACTTTCCCGGCGGAATAGCGTTCTGTCGCGCTATAGAAACTGAGGGTTACTCAGAGGTGGGGTAGACCCACGGGTTGGGGCGGCATTTGATGCCGTCGAGGTCCAGCGTCTTGGTCTGCTGCTGCATGACCGGCGCGAGCGCGCCCTCCGTCCGGCAGCTCACATGGTTGTGGCCGAGCCGGTGGCCGACCTCGTGGTTGATGAGCATCTGCCGGTACGAGTACAGCTTGTCCGGCCCGAAGGTGGCCGAACCCTGCGCCCAGCGATAGGCGTTGATCATCACGCGCTCGGTGGCGGCCGAGTCGCAGGAGACGTTGTCCTCCATGGTGTCCAGGCCGGACTTGGCGCACCACTTGCCGGTGGTGCCGGGGCTGGCCAGGGTGATGACGAAGTCCGGCTTGCCCTCGGAGATCCGTTCGAAGGTCATGTCGCCGTCGTGCGCCCAGCTCCGGTCGTCGTTGAGGGTCTTCTGGACGGCCTGGGCGAACAGCTGGGCGTCCAGGCCGAGCCCCTTCTCCACGTCGATCCGGTAGCGGTGCTTCGTCCCCTTGCCGGGCGCCTCGGCGGAGCCGGGCACGGTCTCGAACTTCCCCGAGCCCGTCAGCGCCGGCGAGAGCGGATAGGGCTTGGCCATTTTCTGTTCGTACGTAAGGGGCTTGACGGCCGCCGCCTCGGGCGAGGGGGTGGTGCGGCTGTCGGACCGGGAGGCGTCGTCCGCGCCGTACCGGTCCACCCCCGCGGCCTGCGCGGCGCCGCTCCCCGAGGCGCTGTCGTGGGCGACCTGACCGGCCACCACGACCGCGAGCACGGTGGTCACCGCGGCGGCCGCGATACCGGTGAACGTACGGCCCCTGCCGCCCCCGGCCTCCTTGGCCGGGACCGCGTCCTCGTCGCGCCGGGTCTCCGGCTCGCGGGTGTCCCAGTCGGTGACGGAGCGGTACGGGTCCTCGGCCACCGGGGCGCTCCGGCGCGGGGCGGGCGGTGCGGTCGGGCTGTCGAAGGCTTCGACGAACTCGCGCCGCGGACCCGGTATCAGCGGCCGGGTGCCGGTGGCCTGCTGCTGGTGGTGCAGGGGGCGCGGGGCGCCGGGGCGTGCGCCGGGCGCGGGCGCCTGGAGGCCGGGGCGGGAAGGGGCGCGCATGGGGCCCGCGCCCCAGCCGCCGCCCGGTTCACGCTGTTCGGGGTGGCCGCCGCGCACCTCGGGTGCCCCCACGAAGGGCGCGGCTCCCGCCTGCCGTCTGCGCCGTCCGGTGCCGGCGGCGGGCCGGGCCGCCTCGCGCCCCGCTTCGTCCGGCTCCGCCTGCCCGGTTGCGGGCGCGCTGGCCGCAGCGCCCTTCCGGCTGTGTCGTCCCACGCCCTGGATCAGCTCCCGCCGCATTCGTCGAGCAATTCCCGGAACGCCTGGGCGATCGCCTCCGGGTACTCCATCATCGCCACATGCCCGGCGTCGGGCAGTGTCAGCAGGCGCGCGTCGCGGAAGGCCGCGGACGCCCTGCGGGCCATCCGGAACGAGACGAGCCGGTCCCGTCCGCCGTACACCAGCTGGGTCGGCGCGAGCACCCGCTCGGCCTGGCGCCACAGCCCGTGCTGTCCGCCCAGGGTGTACGCGTCGACGATGCCACGGGCGGAACGCGCCATGGCGTCCCAGAAGTACGGCAGTTGCAGCCGGCGCTCCATTTCGGCCACCGCGTCGCGGAAGCCCGCCTCGGAGACCCGTGCCGGATCGCCGTAACAGAGTGCCATGACTCCGCGGGTGCGGTCCTCCGCGGTCCAGTCCCGGGAGAGCCGGGCGAACAGGGAGGCGACGCCCGGCAGTGCGAGCAGGGCGGTCGGGGCGGCCGAGCGCTGGACCCGGATCTCGGGCAGCGCGGGCGAGATCAGCGTGAGCGTACGCACCAGGTCGGGGCGGACCGCGGCGACCCGGGTGGCGACCGCGCCGCCCATCGAGTTGCCGAACAGGTGGACGGGGCCGCGCTCCTGGGCGTCCAGCAGGCGGATGACCGCGCGGGCGTGCCCGGTGACCGAGTAGTTGCCGTCGTCCGGGGGCGGTGAGTCGCCGAATCCGGGCAGGTCGACCGCCTCGCAGTCGGCCAGCTCCTCCAGGAGCGGCATCAGGGCGGACCAGTTCTGCGAGGAGCCGCCGAGGCCGTGGACGAAGAGGGCGGGCGGCAGCCCGGGCCCCCGCGACGGCCGGGAACGGACGGTGAGCGTCAGCCCGGGCAGCTCGACGGAGCGCAGCCGCTCCCCCTCCGCGACCCGGACGGCGCTCACCGTGGGTGACACCGCCGCGGCGGCGGCGCGGACTCCCGGCAGCTCGGTCGAAGACATGCGGCAATGTTACGAGATGATCACACCGGGGTTCATGTGTTCGCCGTCACACGATCGCATAGCGGCTTTACGGGGTACCTCATAGGCTCGAACCGAGGAAGGGAGTCACCCATGACGGTCGACCCGAGGGACCCGGAGACCTTCGAGGACGTCCAGCCGGACGAGCCCGACCAGGAGACGCCCGAGGCGGACGCCGCCGAGCAGCACACCGACCTCCGTCCGGAGAGCGACGAACCGCTCACGGACCTCGACCGCAGCGGCGCCAGCGAGGCCGACGCGGCGGACCAGGCCCGCGTGGTCCCCCAGGATGAGGACGATTACCGCTGATACGTCCCGCTCTGCGCTCGGAAGCGAACCGTCTGCGGCTTCCGCAGCCGTCCGGTCCGTGAAATTCTGCGTCCGCGCCGCGCATACCGGGGTTACCCAAAAGTACGATGTCGGTATGGCGCGGCACGTACGGAACGGCTGTGTCGGACCACGAATTTGGGAGGCGGCGTGACAGCCATCGAGCAGACCGAGGCGGCGCGCCCGCGGGGCACTCGCCTGCCCCGCCGCGCCCGACGCAACCAGCTGCTGGGAGCCGCGCAGGAGGTCTTCGTCGCGCAGGGCTACCACTCCGCGGCGATGGACGACATCGCGGAGCGCGCCGGAGTCAGCAAGCCGGTGCTCTACCAGCACTTCCCGGGCAAGCTGGAGCTGTACCTGGCCCTTCTCGACCAGCACTGCGAGTCGCTGCTCCAGGCGGTGCGCACGGCGCTGGCGTCGACCACGGACAACAAGCTGCGCGTGGCCGCGACGATGGACGCGTACTTCGCGTACGTGGAGGACGAGGGCGGCGCCTTCCGGCTGGTCTTCGAGTCCGACCTGACCAACGAGCCCGCCGTGCGCGAGCGCGTGGACCGGGTCTCGCTCCAGTGCGCCGAGGCGATCTCCGACGTGATCGCGGGCGACACGGGCCTGTCCAAGGACGAGTCCATGCTCCTCGCGGTGGGCCTCGGCGGGGTGTCCCAGGTGGTCGCCCGCTACTGGCTGTCCAGCCGGTCGGCCATTCCGCGCGACACCGCGGTCCAGCTGCTCACCTCGCTGGCCTGGCGCGGCATCGCCGGCTTCCCCCTGCACGGCATCGACCAGCACTGACCGCCCGGCGGCCGTCCGTGTTCGCTGCGGGCGTGGCCGGGGGCGCCTGACGAGTCCCTTCATCGGGCTAATGTGTGCTGCGTACGGCGCGTACTGCGCAGGGACTGACCGTCGGAGGGACATAGCCGTGGAGGTCAAGATCGGGGTGCAGCACACGCCCCGGGAGATCGTTCTGGAGAGCGGGCTTTCCGCCGAAGAGGTCGAGAGCGCGGTGTCCGAGGCTCTCGCCGGCAAGGCGCAGCTGCTCAGCCTCACGGACGAGAAGGGCCGCAAGGTCCTGGTGCCGGCCGACCGGATCGCCTACGTGGAGATCGGTGAGCCCAGCACCCGACGGGTGGGGTTCGGCGCGCTGTAGAGCGTACGAACGCGAGGAGCGGCCCGGCGGGATTTCCCGCCGGGCCGCTCCTCGTTCCGGTGCCCGCGCCCGGGGCCGGCTGTGCGGCGGCTGGGCGAAGCCTGTGCGCCGGAGGGTTGTGAGCGGTCGCTCACGGGTAGTACCAGCAGAACCGAAGGACCCGTTCCGTATATCTGCGAGGTGATCGTCCGTGATCCTGGAAACCGTGAGCGCCGTCGTGCTCGGAGTGGTCCTCTCCTGGGCGGCGTTGCGCTCGCTCCCCGGCCGGCTGCCGGCCCGCCGGACCGTGTTCGGCACCGGGGCGCTCGGCGGCCTGTTCGGCGCGTCCCTGATGCACTCGGTGCTCGGCGGGGACCACGAGGCGGCCGTCATCGTGGGCGCCGTGCTGATCGCCGCCGTGACGGTGTCCCTGCTGATCCGCCCCCGCAGCCGCCGGCTGCGCCGGTCGGCCGCCGCCTGACCCCCTGGCCTGACGACCCGGCCTGTTACGCGGCCAGCCCCAGGGCGGCCATGCGCTTGGTGTGCGCCTCGGTGATCCGGGAGAACATCCGGCCCACCTCCGCCAGGTCGAAGCCGTCGGCGACCCCGCCGACCAGCATGGTCGAGAGCGCGTCGCGGTCCGCGACCACCCGCTGCGCCTGCGACAGCGCCTCGCCCATCAGCCGCCGCGCCCACAGCGCCAGCCGGCCGCCGACCCTCGGGTCCGCCTCGATCGCCGCGCGCACCTTCTCGACGGCGAAGTTCCCGTGGCCCGTGTCGTCCAGCACGGCCAGGACGAGCGAGCGGGTGTCGGAGTCCAGGCGGGCCGCGACCTCCCGGTAGAAGTCGCTGGCGATCGAGTCGCCGACGTACGCCTTGACCAAGCCCTCCAGCCAGTCCGAAGGGGCGGTCTGGCGGTGGAAGTCGTCCAGCGCCCGGGCGAAGGGCTCCATGGCGGCGGTCGGCTCGACCTCGATGGCGGTGAGCCGCTGCGTCAGCTGCTCGAAGTGGTGGAACTCGGCGGACGCCATCTTCGCCAGCTCCGCCTTGTCGGCCAGGGTCGGCGCCAGCTTGGCGTCCTCGGCCAGCCGCTCGAAGGCCGCCAGCTCCCCGTAGGCGAGGGCGCCCAGCAGATCCACGACGGCGGCCCGGTACTGCGGCTGCGCGGCCGCGGTGGCCCAGTCCTGGTCGGCGATCCGGGTCGTCGCGGGGGCTTCATTGGCGTTGTCAGGCGTCTCCATGCAGCGCAGAATAGCCCGCCCGGGCAGCGGCGTAAGGGCCTGCCCGACGACCGACGTCACACCGTTCCGACGAATTCGCCCAACACAGATGCGCGGATCCGGGGTACAGTGGTAATGCGCTTACTGAGCACTTTGCATCCGCTCGTGGCGCGAAATTGAATGAGGATGCCCGGTCGGTGGCCCGATCGGCTCCGACCCGACAGCCCTCCACGCGGTGCGTGCACACGTACGACCGCAGATGAGGGGCCCCCTCAGCGGCACGAGCGCTCGAGCGACGGCAGTGGTCCCGCGCCACCCGGCACATCCGCCGGATGACCAACCCCGGCACGGTACGACCCCCTTCGTTCGCCTCGGACCGCGTCTCACAGAAGAGGCAGCACCCTGACTACGTTCCGAGACCTCGGGATTCTTTCCGAGACGGCCGAGGCCCTTGAGGCCGTCGGCATCACGTCCCCCTTTCCCATCCAGGAGCTGACGCTCCCGGTCGCCCTCTCCGGCTCCGATGTCATCGGCCAGGCCAAGACCGGCACCGGCAAGACGCTCGGCTTCGGCCTCCCCCTCCTGGAGCGCGTCACCGTCCTCGCCGACGTCGAGGCCGGGCGCGCGAAGCCGGAGGAGCTGACCGACTCCCCGCAGGCCCTCATCGTCGTGCCCACCCGCGAGCTGTGCCAGCAGGTCACCAACGACCTGCTCACCGCCGGCAAGGTGCGCAACGTGCGGGTCCTCGCGATCTACGGCGGCCGGGCCTACGAGCCCCAGGTCGAGGCCCTGAAGAAGGGCGTCGACGTGATCGTCGGCACCCCCGGCCGGCTGCTCGACCTCGCGGGCCAGCGCAAGCTGGACCTGTCCAAGGTCCGCGCGCTCGTCCTCGACGAGGCCGACGAGATGCTGGACCTGGGCTTCCTGCCCGACGTCGAGCGCATCATCACGATGCTGCCGGCGAAGCGCCAGACCATGCTGTTCTCGGCCACCATGCCGGGCGCGGTCATCTCGCTCGCCCGCCGCTACATGTCGCAGCCGACGCACATCAACGCCACCTCGCCCGACGACGAGGGCACGACCGTCAAGAACACGGCGCAGTACGTCTACCGCGCCCACTCGATGGACAAGCCCGAGATGGTCGCGCGCATCCTCCAGGCCGAGGGCCGCGGGCTCGCGATGATCTTCTGCCGCACCAAGCGCACCGCGGCGGACATCGCCGAGCAGCTGGAGCGGCGCGGCTTCGCCTCCGGCGCGGTCCACGGCGACCTCGGCCAGGGCGCCCGCGAGCAGGCCCTGCGCGCCTTCCGCAACGGCAAGGTCGACGTGCTGGTCTGCACCGACGTCGCCGCCCGCGGTATCGACGTCGAGGGTGTGACGCACGTCATCAACTACCAGTCCCCGAGGACGAGAAGACCTATCTGCACCGCATCGGCCGCACCGGCCGCGCGGGCGCCAAGGGCATCGCGATCACGCTGGTGGACTGGGACGACATCCCGCGCTGGCAGCTGATCAACAAGGCCCTGGACCTGAAGTTCCCGGACCCGGTCGAGACGTACTCCACCTCCCCGCACCTCTACGAGGACCTCGACATCCCGGCCGGCACCAAGGGTGTCCTGCCGCGTGCCGAGCGCACCCGCGCGGGTCTCGGGGCCGAGGAGATCGAGGACCTGGGCGAGACGGGCGGCCGCGGCCGCAAGTCCGCCGCCCCGGCCGCCCGCGAGGAGCGCGCCCCGCGCACCCCGCGGCAGCGCCGTCGCACCCGTGGTGGCTCGTCGGTCGCCGAGGGCGCCGCGACCGTGCCCGCCCCGGCCGCCGAGGCCGAGGCGGCGGCCGACGCCCCGCGCACCCCGCGCCGCCGCCGGCGCACCCGCGCCGGTGCGGCGGAGGCCATCGCGGCGGAGGCCGTCGCCGCCAAGGCCGCGGTCGCCGTGGCCGAGGCCCCTGTGGCCGAGGCCCCTGTGGCCGAGGCCCCCGCGGCCGTCGTGGCCGAGCCGGAGGCCGAGGCCGCGCCGAAGAAGCGCACCCGGACCCGGACCGCCAAGCCGAAGACGGAGGCCGTCGCCGCCGAGGTCGTCGCGGAGACCGAGACCGCCGAGGGCGAGGCCAAGCCGCGTCGCCGCCGGGCCCGCGCGGCCAAGCCGGTGGCCGAGGAGGCCGTGGTCCAGGCCGCGCGGGTGGCCGAGCCGGAGGCGCCCGCCGTCACCCGGCCGCGCCGCCGCCGGGTGATCAAGCCGGTCGAGGACGAGGTCGACTTCCAGATCGCGCCGATCTCCGAGCCCGAGCCGGTCCGCCGTCGCACGCGTACGGCGTCCAAGCCGAAGACGGAG from Streptomyces drozdowiczii carries:
- a CDS encoding DUF3152 domain-containing protein, which codes for MRRELIQGVGRHSRKGAAASAPATGQAEPDEAGREAARPAAGTGRRRRQAGAAPFVGAPEVRGGHPEQREPGGGWGAGPMRAPSRPGLQAPAPGARPGAPRPLHHQQQATGTRPLIPGPRREFVEAFDSPTAPPAPRRSAPVAEDPYRSVTDWDTREPETRRDEDAVPAKEAGGGRGRTFTGIAAAAVTTVLAVVVAGQVAHDSASGSGAAQAAGVDRYGADDASRSDSRTTPSPEAAAVKPLTYEQKMAKPYPLSPALTGSGKFETVPGSAEAPGKGTKHRYRIDVEKGLGLDAQLFAQAVQKTLNDDRSWAHDGDMTFERISEGKPDFVITLASPGTTGKWCAKSGLDTMEDNVSCDSAATERVMINAYRWAQGSATFGPDKLYSYRQMLINHEVGHRLGHNHVSCRTEGALAPVMQQQTKTLDLDGIKCRPNPWVYPTSE
- a CDS encoding alpha/beta fold hydrolase, translating into MSSTELPGVRAAAAAVSPTVSAVRVAEGERLRSVELPGLTLTVRSRPSRGPGLPPALFVHGLGGSSQNWSALMPLLEELADCEAVDLPGFGDSPPPDDGNYSVTGHARAVIRLLDAQERGPVHLFGNSMGGAVATRVAAVRPDLVRTLTLISPALPEIRVQRSAAPTALLALPGVASLFARLSRDWTAEDRTRGVMALCYGDPARVSEAGFRDAVAEMERRLQLPYFWDAMARSARGIVDAYTLGGQHGLWRQAERVLAPTQLVYGGRDRLVSFRMARRASAAFRDARLLTLPDAGHVAMMEYPEAIAQAFRELLDECGGS
- a CDS encoding TetR/AcrR family transcriptional regulator, which translates into the protein MTAIEQTEAARPRGTRLPRRARRNQLLGAAQEVFVAQGYHSAAMDDIAERAGVSKPVLYQHFPGKLELYLALLDQHCESLLQAVRTALASTTDNKLRVAATMDAYFAYVEDEGGAFRLVFESDLTNEPAVRERVDRVSLQCAEAISDVIAGDTGLSKDESMLLAVGLGGVSQVVARYWLSSRSAIPRDTAVQLLTSLAWRGIAGFPLHGIDQH
- a CDS encoding DUF3107 domain-containing protein gives rise to the protein MEVKIGVQHTPREIVLESGLSAEEVESAVSEALAGKAQLLSLTDEKGRKVLVPADRIAYVEIGEPSTRRVGFGAL
- a CDS encoding ferritin-like fold-containing protein, with product METPDNANEAPATTRIADQDWATAAAQPQYRAAVVDLLGALAYGELAAFERLAEDAKLAPTLADKAELAKMASAEFHHFEQLTQRLTAIEVEPTAAMEPFARALDDFHRQTAPSDWLEGLVKAYVGDSIASDFYREVAARLDSDTRSLVLAVLDDTGHGNFAVEKVRAAIEADPRVGGRLALWARRLMGEALSQAQRVVADRDALSTMLVGGVADGFDLAEVGRMFSRITEAHTKRMAALGLAA